Proteins found in one Corynebacterium zhongnanshanii genomic segment:
- a CDS encoding RelA/SpoT family protein, translated as MSNEKGSLWMASRIARSLTGSSKQKINPVISPLLTVHRRFHPKADPEILNRAYATAERLHEGVQRKSGEPYITHPLAVATIAAEIGMDTTTLVAALLHDTVEDTDYSLDDLTRDFGEEVARLVDGVTKLDKMVLGSAAEAETIRKMIVAMANDPRVLVIKVADRLHNMRTMRFLKPEKQAKKAEQTLEVIAPLAHRLGMATVKWELEDLSFAILYPKKYEEIVRLVADRAPKRDQYILKVKSEIESTMKRSGVVAEVVGRPKHYWSIYQKMIVRGRDFDEIFDLVGIRILVDSVQDCYAAVGVIHSVYQPMPGRFKDYISQPRFGVYQSLHTTVIGPDAKPLEIQIRTHDMHHNAEFGIAAHWRYKETKGSHKGDSAEVDQMAWMRQLLDWQKEAADPNEFLDSLRYDLSTNQIFVFTPKGDAITLPNGSTPVDFAYSVHTEIGHRCIGAKVNGKLVALESKLKTGDKVEIFTSKDKDAGPSKDWAKFVGSPRARAKIRQWFAKEQREEAAEKGRDYLAAEVQRGGLRLQRLMTPSTMRAIASELRYPDIEALYTAIGRNEVSAEHVCKNIIEMFADEDENEVEVFQPPQAMPSKNSNTPQEGRGDGSGILVQGQSDFSAKLAKCCTPVPGDQIFGFITKGGGISVHRTDCTNSDKLHLEPERIIEVSWASTFHNAVFTVTIQIEGLDHNGLLAEVTRVVTEQKLPIVATNSHTSPDRVAMIRFTFEVSDTKQLGYTMNQLRNVEGVFDVYRLTSGG; from the coding sequence ATGAGCAACGAAAAGGGTTCCCTGTGGATGGCGTCGCGCATCGCGCGCAGTCTGACGGGAAGCAGCAAGCAGAAGATCAACCCTGTGATCAGCCCCTTGTTGACCGTGCACAGGCGCTTCCACCCGAAGGCCGACCCGGAGATTCTGAATCGTGCTTACGCGACGGCCGAGCGGTTGCATGAGGGGGTGCAGCGGAAATCCGGCGAGCCGTACATCACCCACCCTCTGGCTGTGGCCACCATCGCCGCGGAAATCGGCATGGACACCACCACGCTCGTGGCGGCTCTTCTTCACGACACGGTGGAGGATACCGACTACTCCCTGGATGACCTGACCCGGGACTTCGGTGAAGAAGTGGCGCGCCTGGTGGACGGCGTGACGAAGTTGGACAAGATGGTCCTGGGGTCCGCGGCAGAGGCGGAGACCATTCGCAAGATGATCGTGGCCATGGCCAACGACCCGCGTGTGCTGGTCATCAAGGTTGCAGACCGCTTGCACAACATGCGGACCATGCGCTTCTTGAAGCCCGAAAAGCAGGCAAAGAAGGCAGAGCAGACCCTTGAGGTGATCGCACCGCTGGCTCATCGCCTGGGCATGGCGACGGTGAAGTGGGAGCTGGAGGACCTGTCCTTCGCGATCCTGTACCCGAAGAAATATGAAGAGATCGTTCGGCTGGTGGCCGATCGCGCGCCGAAGCGCGACCAGTACATCCTGAAGGTGAAATCTGAGATCGAAAGCACCATGAAGCGCTCGGGCGTGGTGGCCGAGGTGGTGGGGCGGCCGAAGCACTACTGGTCGATCTACCAGAAGATGATTGTTCGCGGCCGGGACTTCGACGAGATCTTCGACCTGGTGGGTATCCGCATCCTGGTGGACTCCGTCCAGGATTGCTACGCAGCCGTGGGTGTGATCCACAGCGTGTACCAGCCCATGCCGGGCCGATTCAAGGACTACATCAGCCAGCCCCGCTTCGGTGTGTATCAGTCCTTGCACACCACGGTCATTGGACCGGATGCCAAGCCGCTGGAAATCCAGATCCGCACCCACGACATGCACCACAATGCGGAGTTCGGCATTGCCGCGCACTGGCGGTACAAGGAGACGAAGGGCAGCCACAAGGGCGATAGCGCCGAGGTGGATCAGATGGCGTGGATGCGCCAGCTTCTGGATTGGCAAAAGGAAGCCGCTGATCCGAATGAGTTCCTGGACTCCCTGCGCTATGACCTGTCCACCAACCAGATTTTTGTCTTCACCCCCAAGGGCGATGCGATCACCTTGCCGAACGGTTCCACCCCGGTGGATTTTGCCTACAGCGTGCACACCGAGATCGGGCACCGCTGTATTGGTGCCAAGGTCAACGGAAAGTTGGTGGCGCTGGAATCCAAGCTGAAGACCGGTGACAAGGTAGAGATCTTTACCTCGAAGGATAAGGACGCCGGCCCCTCGAAGGACTGGGCTAAGTTCGTGGGCTCGCCGAGGGCTCGGGCGAAGATTCGCCAGTGGTTCGCCAAGGAGCAGCGTGAAGAGGCTGCCGAAAAGGGCCGCGACTACCTCGCCGCTGAGGTACAGCGAGGAGGGTTGCGCCTGCAGAGGCTCATGACTCCGTCGACCATGCGGGCAATTGCCTCCGAGCTGCGTTACCCAGACATCGAGGCGCTCTACACGGCCATTGGACGCAACGAAGTCTCGGCCGAGCACGTCTGCAAAAACATCATCGAGATGTTCGCCGACGAGGACGAGAACGAGGTCGAGGTTTTCCAGCCGCCGCAGGCGATGCCATCGAAGAACTCGAACACCCCGCAGGAAGGACGAGGCGACGGCTCGGGAATCCTGGTTCAGGGACAGTCGGACTTCTCCGCTAAGCTGGCGAAGTGCTGCACGCCCGTTCCCGGAGATCAGATCTTCGGCTTTATCACCAAGGGCGGTGGCATTTCGGTGCACAGAACGGACTGTACCAACTCGGACAAACTGCACTTGGAGCCCGAGCGCATTATCGAGGTGTCTTGGGCAAGCACGTTCCACAACGCGGTGTTCACGGTCACGATTCAAATCGAGGGCCTCGATCACAACGGTCTGTTGGCTGAGGTCACACGCGTGGTGACGGAGCAGAAGCTGCCGATTGTGGCCACGAACTCTCACACCTCGCCCGATCGCGTGGCGATGATTCGCTTTACCTTCGAGGTCTCAGACACCAAGCAGCTGGGTTATACGATGAATCAGCTGCGCAACGTAGAAGGCGTATTTGACGTCTACCGTCTGACGTCCGGGGGATAG
- a CDS encoding adenine phosphoribosyltransferase, with the protein MNNAMLSSLRQAQGALRDLTRIVHDFPSEGIVFEDLTPVLADPEAYRAIVRVLAEFARSQNIDLIGGLDARGFLLGSAVAYELGVGVLAIRKGGKLPPPVHTISYDLEYGSAQLEIPSSGIDLRGKRVLLVDDVLATGGTLQASRELLEKAGAQVAGLAVVLEVDGLNGRERLSDVPLFVLNTHEVSSGDT; encoded by the coding sequence ATGAATAACGCGATGCTGTCCTCCCTGCGCCAGGCGCAGGGGGCATTACGGGATCTCACGCGGATTGTCCACGATTTTCCCTCCGAGGGAATCGTGTTCGAGGATCTCACGCCCGTGTTGGCTGACCCGGAGGCCTACCGGGCCATCGTGCGCGTGCTGGCGGAGTTCGCCCGCAGCCAGAACATCGACCTGATTGGCGGTTTGGATGCCCGAGGGTTCCTGCTGGGCAGCGCGGTAGCCTACGAGCTGGGCGTGGGTGTGTTGGCGATCCGCAAGGGCGGCAAGCTACCCCCGCCGGTGCATACCATCAGTTACGACCTGGAGTACGGCTCCGCGCAGTTGGAGATTCCTAGCTCTGGCATTGATCTGCGCGGCAAGCGTGTGCTGCTGGTGGACGACGTGTTGGCGACCGGTGGGACCCTGCAGGCCTCCCGCGAGTTGTTGGAGAAGGCGGGGGCTCAAGTGGCGGGCCTGGCCGTTGTGCTCGAAGTGGACGGGTTGAATGGGCGCGAGAGACTCTCCGATGTTCCGTTGTTCGTTTTGAACACTCACGAAGTATCATCGGGGGATACATAG